The nucleotide sequence CCGTCGGTGGCCTGCTGGTGGTGTTCTCCATCGTCGGCCTCGACAAGCTCAAGCTCGATGACCCGGTCGGTGCCATCTCCGTCCACGGTGTAGTCGGTCTCTGGGGCCTGATGGCAGTGCCGCTGACCAATGACGATGCCACCTTCTCCGCACAGCTGCTGGGCGCCGTGTCCATCTTCGCCTGGGTATTCATCGCAAGCTTCGTGGTCTGGCTGGTCATCAAGACCATCATGGGACTGCGCGTCAGCGAAGAGGAAGAGTACGAAGGCGTCGATCTGGCGGAATGTGGCATGGAGGCGTATCCGGAATTCACCTCCAGCCGCAAGTAATCAAGGATCGAGACTCACGCGACACCCAAAGACTCCCGCCACCTGGCGGGAGTCTTTTTTCCTGACCGGATAAGCGGTGTATGCTTGAGCAATAGGGGCTGGCGTGGCGAGCAGCAACGCCACCCGCACCATCACCCAAGGAGAGAGACGATGAAACTGGTCACTGCCATCATCAAGCCATTCAAGCTCGACGACGTACGCGAATCCCTGTCCGAGATTGGCGTCCAGGGTATCACCGTGACCGAGGTCAAGGGTTTTGGCCGCCAGAAGGGCCACACGGAGCTGTATCGGGGTGCCGAGTATGTGGTCGACTTCCTTCCCAAGGTGAAGCTCGAGGTCGCCGTGGATGACGCCATGATCGATTCCGTGATCGAGGCGATCACCAATGTCGCCAACACCGGCAAGATCGGTGACGGCAAGATCTTCGTCTCGCCGCTGGAGCAGGTCATTCGCATCCGTACCGGCGAGACCGGCAAGGACGCCGTCTAAGCCCCTGGTGCAAGCCCTGGCGATGACGTGCTGCCCCGACGGGTGACATGAGCACACAAAAAACCGCAGGCCATTGGTCTGCGGTTTTTTCGTTTCAGCACGTGCCGTTCATGCGTGATGCTCGTGGTTCATGCTCAGGGCATCACTTCTCGACATGCTTACGTCTCGACACGCTCACTTCTCAACACGCTCACTTCTCAACACGCTCACTTCTCAACAAAGGCACGCTCGATCACATAGTCACCCGGCACACCCATCTTCGGCGAGATGGCGAAGCCACGGGCATCCAGCATGGCGCTGATATCGTCGAGCATCGCCGGCGAGCCGCAGATCATCGCGCGGTCACGCTTCGGGTCCAGCGGCGGCAGGCCGATGTCCTCGAACAGCTTGCCATTCTCGACCAGATCCGTGATGCGGCCCTGATTGCGGAACTCCTCGCGCGTCACGGTCGGGTAGTAGATCAGCTTCTCGGCGATCTCTTCCCCAAGATACTCGTGCTTGGGCAGCTCTTCCGCGATCATGTCGGCATAGGCCAGCTCTGAGACATGGCGCACACCGTGCATCAGGACGATCTTGTCATAGCGCTCATAGGTCTCCGGGTCCTGAATCACGCTCAGGAAGGGCGCCAGGCCAGTTCCGGTGGAGAACAGGTAAAGATTCTCGCCCGGCAGCAGATCGTCCAGCACCAGCGTTCCGGTGGGCTTGCGCGAGACCATGATCTGGTCACCCGGCTTGAGGTGCTGAAGGCGTGAGGTCAGCGGGCCGTCCTGCACCTTGATGGAAAAGAACTCCAGATGCTCTTCGTAGTTCGGGCTGGCGATCGAGTAGGCGCGCATCAGCGGCTTGCCTTCGACTTCCAGGCCGATCATCACGAACTGGCCATTCTTGAAGCGCAGGCTGTCTTCCCGCTGGGTGCGGAAGCTGAACAGCGAGTCGTTCCAATGATGGACGTCGATGACTTCGGTAGTGGTCAGACTGCTCACCTGGTGGCCTCCCGGGGTCGCGCCCCTTGAAATCAAGCATTCTATTATGGAATAAGCAAATAACAGCTTATGACCCAATGAACTATGCAGCGATTGTAGTCACTGTTGGGTTATGCGTTAAATGGTTTATCTGGATATAGGTTATCCAGACTATCAATATTGATTGCGAATGAATCGCATTACAAGCCCGGCAATGGCCTGCTTCACATTGCAGCGCGAACCGGGTGTTGCGCTGGCCAGCGAGCTCCTCTCGACACTGCCTGCATGCACAAGGAGGCGGAATGCGTTACAGCCTGCGACAACTGGCGGTCTTCGTTGCCGTGGCACGCCACGACAACGTCTCGCTGGCAGCCGAAAGCCTCGCGATGTCACAGTCCGCCGCCAGCACGGCCCTGGCCGAACTGGAGCGCCAGTTCGACTGCCGCCTGTTCGACCGGCATGGCAAACGCCTGCGCCTCAATGGCCTTGGCCGCGAACTGCTTCCCAAGGCCATCGCCTTGCTGGATCAGGCGGAAGAACTCGAGCAGCTGCTCGGCCAGCAGGATGCCACCGGTTCACTGGAAATCGGCGCCACCCTGACCATCGGCAACTACCTGGCGCCCCAGATCGTCGGCAGCTTCCTCGAGCATCATCCGGCCAGCCGTGTGGAGCTGCATGTCCTCAACACCCACCAGCTGATCGAGAAGCTAGCGCATTTCGAGCTCGATATCGGGCTGGTGGAAGGCGAGGTGGAGCACCCATTGCTGGAAGCCACGCACTGGGTAAGTGATCGCCTGAGCATCTTCTGCGCTCCCTCGCATCCTCTGGCCCGAGGAGAGTTGACGCTCGCACGTCTGCTGGAGGCGCGCTGGATCATGCGTGAACGGGGCTCTGGCACCCGCAGCACCTTCGAACAGGCACTGCGCCCACACCTCGAGAGCCCCTCGGACAGCGTGGCCCAGCGACTCGACATCATGATGGAACTGGAGCACACCGAGGGGATAAAGCGCGCGGTGGAGGCCGGCCTGGGGATCGGCTGCGTTTCACGACTGGCGCTACGAGACGCCTTCCGGCGCGGTAGCCTGGTCGAGCTGCCTACCCCATGGCTGGAACTGACTCGCGCCTATCGATTCGTCCATCATCGCGACCGCTTCATTACCCAGGCCATGCGCGAGTTCGTGACGAGCTGCCGCACCCTGAGTGGCTCTGCCTCACGCAGCGACGAGATCGAGATGCATCAGGTACCGTGACCATCAAGCAGCATGGCTGCAGGTACGCAAGCACTCACTTACCCTCCATATTGCATGACGCCAACGCACAAGCACCGCCAGCGAGTCCGCTGACGGTGCTTTCAGATTCAGCAGGCCGTGTAACGCCCTGCCGTCATGTCACCGACTTCAGTGATTCAGGCCAGTGAAGCGCTGCTTGATGTCGTCGGCACTCTCATGGGAGAGATCCTTGTCGACGGTCTCGCTGACCAGCTTGGCCACCGGCTTGTCGAGCTTGTCACGCAGCGCACCGAGGAACTTGGGTGCGGCAGCGATGATCAGCTGATCAAACTTGCCGTCGTTGGCCGCCTGCTTGAGATATTGCGCCACTTCCTTGGCGAAGAAGTCCTGATGCTTGTCCGAGGTCGCGCCATCATCTCCCGTCTGATGCAGGCTACCGTGCCCGCCACTGGACTCGCCCTTGCCACCGGTTCTCAAGTCACCGGTATGCTGACGGCTTTCAGGATGTACGAGGCTGTCCACTTCAGTGACCTTGCCGGCAGCACGGGCAAAGATACGAGCGCGGGCGGCATCAGCAGCAACGATGTAAGTAACCATTTACACACTCCCTGTCTCTCGTGAGGCGTCGTTGATCAGATATTGACGATCATCTTCTGCGTTCATCAGAGGACATGCTGGCAGCGGAGTGAACATTCAACCCTTGCCGGACTGTGGGGGTAATTTTTCCACACCCAAGCTAGGAGAATTGCCGACATGACGACATGGCCGTCGCCACTCCCGGACATGACGCGGCTGGCGAAGTGCGTGCTAACATCCGCTGCACACAGGGCCCGCTCTGTCCTCTTTCTCGCCCTCTCACTCTTTTGCTCTGTTCCGGAGATGTCTCGATGCGCGATCTGCTCCTGATGCGCCGCCCACTGCCCCGCCGTGTGCTGGTCACCGCTCACCTGTCGATTCAGCTGGGCCTTCTGGTCGCGGCTACCGGTTGGACGCTGCAGCACCTGACGCCCATCGGGCCGGACAATTCACTGCTGGCACAATGGCCAGTCCTGTCTCAGGGTGTCGGCGGCTTCCTGCTGGCCTCCGTTCTCACGCGTCTGCTGTTCGAGCTGTTGATGGCACCGCATCACGTGATGAGCGTACGTGGCGCCAACCACTCGTTGGATGCAGCCGCACTTGTCACGCGCTCCATCTCACGTCGCCCTGCCGTGCATGACGATGACGACAGCTGGGTCGGCAAGCCGCGTAGTGTCACCTGGCCGCGCGAGGGCGAGGCATCAGCTGCCACACCGGCGGCAACGACGCCTGCCGAAGCATCGTCCAAGGCCGCCGCCAAGCCGCAGGAACCGAGCCTGGGCGGCGACGATGAGCTTCCGGACACCAGCAGCACCGAGGCACGCAGGACGGAGCCTAGCCTCTGATGACACGTCACGATGAGTGACGCTCGGACGAAGCAAGCACTCACTGACGTCCTTGTGGAAGACATACGAAAACGCCCTGTGTGATTGTCATCACGCAGGGCGTTGTCTTTTCTGCGGCTCACATCATCCGATCAGTCCGTGGCCTCAATGCCCCAGTATCTGGCTGAGGAACAGCTGGGTCCGCTCGGACTGCGGATTGTTGAAGAACGGCTCCGGCGCGTTCTCTTCGATGATCTGCCCCTGATCCATGAAGATGACACGATCCGCCACCGTCTTGGCGAAGCCCATCTCGTGGGTCACGCACAGCATGGTCATGCCTTCATTGGCCAGTTCGACCATGACATCCAGCACTTCCTTGATCATCTCCGGGTCCAGCGCCGACGTCGGCTCATCGAACAGCATCACCTCCGGGCTCAGACACAGCGAGCGTGCGATCGCGACACGCTGCTGCTGGCCGCCGGACAGCTGCCCCGGGAACTTGTGGGCCTGATCGGCGATGCGCACCCGCTCCAGGTACTTCATGGCTTCGGCTTCCGCCTCGCGGCGTGGCCGCTTCTGTACCCAGATCGGCGCCAGACAGCAGTTCTCCAGCACCGTCAGATGCGGGAACAGATTGAAGTGCTGGAAGACCATGCCGACGTTGCGACGGATCGCCTCGATCTGCTTGATGTCCTGGGTCAGCGGCATGCCGTTGACCACGATATCGCCTTCCTGATGCTCCTCGAGATGATTGATGCAGCGGATCATCGTCGACTTGCCGGACCCTGAAGGCCCGCAGATGACGATACGTTCGCCCTTGCGCACGCTCAGGTTGATGTCACGCAGCACGTGGAAGTCGCCGTACCACTTGTTGAGGCCCTTGAGCTCGATCATCGGGCGCTCATCGGCACCGGTTTTGCCCTGCGAGGCGGATGTTGTCGTTGTCATGATGAAGATTCCTTGGCGCCGTGATCAGCGCTTCTTGTGACCGGTATGCAGCAGGCGCTCGAGATACTGGCTGTAGCGCGACATGCTGAAGCAGAAGACCCAGAAGACCAGTGCTACGAAGGCATAGCCCTCGATGGAGTAGCCCAGCCATTTGGGGTCGGCGAGACCGGCCTGCACGATGGCGAGCAGATCGAAGAGCCCGATGATCAGTACCAGCGAGGTGTCCTTGAACAGGGCGATGAAGGTGTTGACGATGCCGGGGATCATCATCTTGAGCGCCTGGGGCAGCACGATCAGCCCCATGTTGCGCCAGTAGCCCAGCCCCAGCGCCATGCCGGCCTCGGTCTGCCCTTTCGGGATCGCCTGCAGGCCACCACGCACCACCTCCGCCATGTAGGCACTCTGGAACAGGGTGATGCCGATCAGCGCACGCACCAGCTTGTCCAGATTGACCTCACCGGGCACGAACAGCGGCAACATCACCGAGGCCATGAACAGCACGGTGATCAACGGTACCCCGCGCCAGAACTCGATGAACACGACGCAGATGCTCTTCACGATCGGCATCTCGGAACGCCGTCCCAGCGCCAGCAGGATCCCCAGCGGCAATGCCGCCACGATGCCCACCACCGCCAGCACCAGAGTCAGCATCAGGCCGCCCCACTCGTGGGTGCCGACGACCTCGAGCCCGAAGCTGCCACCATGCAGCAGGAAGTAGGCGATGAAGGGGAAGACCGCCAGCGTGACGATGGCGACCCAGCCCTTTGCCGGCAGTTTCGGAATCGCCAGCCAGGCGATCAGCACGGCAAAGATGGCGAACACGATATCGACCCGCCAGGTCTCCTCACTCGGATAGAAGCCATAGATGAACTGATCGAGGCGGGCGCTGATGAAGACCCAGCACGCCCCCTCACCCGTGCAATCAGCACGCGATGTGCCACTCCAGTCGGCATCGATCAGCGCCCATTGCAGGCTGGGCACCACCAGCAGGTAGACCAGATACAGCGCGAACAGCGTGAACAGCGTATTGATCGGTCCGGCGAACAGATTGGCTCGCAGCCAGGCCACCGCACCGATGCTGTCGCTTGGCGCCGGGCGGGAATCGATCATCTTCTCGGTAACCCGTGACAGGGTCTTTTCAATCGACATGGGCAGACCCTCAGCGCTCGACCAACGCCATGCGGGCGTTGAACCAGTTCATGAACATGGAGACCAGCAGACTGATGGTCAGATACACCAGCATCGTCATGGCGATCACCTCGATGGCCTGACCCGTCTGGTTGAGCGTGGTACCCGCGAAGACCGAGACCAGATCGGGATAGCCGATGGCCGTGGCCAGCGACGAGTTCTTGATCAGGTTCAGGTACTGGCTGGTCAGCGGCGGGATGATGACGCGCAGTGCCTGCGGCACCACCACGAGGCGCAGCGTCATGCCACCTGACAGCGACAGCGCCCGTGAGGCCTCCGTCTGGCCGTGCGGTACCGCCTCGATGCCGGAACGCACGATCTCGGCGATGAACGCCGCGGTGTACACCGACAGCGCGACCCACAGGGCGAGGAACTCGGGAACGACCGTGATGCCGCCACGGAAGTTGAAGCCCTTGAGTTCCGGCAGCTCCCAGCTCAGCGGCATGCCCATCGCGAAGTAGGCCAGCAGCGGCGCCACGATGATCAGGCCGAGCGAGATCCAGCCCGCCGGCAAGCGCTGACCGGTACGGGCCTGACGCTGGCGGTTCCAGTAGCTGAAGATGCCGCTGGCGACGACGGCCAGCACGAACACGGCAATCACCACCGAGAAGCCGCTGGAGGTGATCGGTGCCGGCACGAACAGACCGCGCACGTTGAGGAAGAAGGCCTCGCCCAGCGACAGCGAACCTCGCGGACTCGGCAGAGTGCGAAGAACGGCGAAGTACCAGAAGAAGATCTGCAGCAGCAGGGGAATGTTGCGGAAGACTTCGATATAGACCGCCGCCAGCCGCGAGATCAGCCAGTTGGGGGAGAGACGGGCGATCCCCATGAT is from Cobetia marina and encodes:
- the glnK gene encoding P-II family nitrogen regulator; protein product: MKLVTAIIKPFKLDDVRESLSEIGVQGITVTEVKGFGRQKGHTELYRGAEYVVDFLPKVKLEVAVDDAMIDSVIEAITNVANTGKIGDGKIFVSPLEQVIRIRTGETGKDAV
- a CDS encoding ferredoxin--NADP reductase, which encodes MSSLTTTEVIDVHHWNDSLFSFRTQREDSLRFKNGQFVMIGLEVEGKPLMRAYSIASPNYEEHLEFFSIKVQDGPLTSRLQHLKPGDQIMVSRKPTGTLVLDDLLPGENLYLFSTGTGLAPFLSVIQDPETYERYDKIVLMHGVRHVSELAYADMIAEELPKHEYLGEEIAEKLIYYPTVTREEFRNQGRITDLVENGKLFEDIGLPPLDPKRDRAMICGSPAMLDDISAMLDARGFAISPKMGVPGDYVIERAFVEK
- a CDS encoding LysR family transcriptional regulator; the protein is MRYSLRQLAVFVAVARHDNVSLAAESLAMSQSAASTALAELERQFDCRLFDRHGKRLRLNGLGRELLPKAIALLDQAEELEQLLGQQDATGSLEIGATLTIGNYLAPQIVGSFLEHHPASRVELHVLNTHQLIEKLAHFELDIGLVEGEVEHPLLEATHWVSDRLSIFCAPSHPLARGELTLARLLEARWIMRERGSGTRSTFEQALRPHLESPSDSVAQRLDIMMELEHTEGIKRAVEAGLGIGCVSRLALRDAFRRGSLVELPTPWLELTRAYRFVHHRDRFITQAMREFVTSCRTLSGSASRSDEIEMHQVP
- a CDS encoding host attachment protein yields the protein MVTYIVAADAARARIFARAAGKVTEVDSLVHPESRQHTGDLRTGGKGESSGGHGSLHQTGDDGATSDKHQDFFAKEVAQYLKQAANDGKFDQLIIAAAPKFLGALRDKLDKPVAKLVSETVDKDLSHESADDIKQRFTGLNH
- a CDS encoding amino acid ABC transporter ATP-binding protein, with translation MIELKGLNKWYGDFHVLRDINLSVRKGERIVICGPSGSGKSTMIRCINHLEEHQEGDIVVNGMPLTQDIKQIEAIRRNVGMVFQHFNLFPHLTVLENCCLAPIWVQKRPRREAEAEAMKYLERVRIADQAHKFPGQLSGGQQQRVAIARSLCLSPEVMLFDEPTSALDPEMIKEVLDVMVELANEGMTMLCVTHEMGFAKTVADRVIFMDQGQIIEENAPEPFFNNPQSERTQLFLSQILGH
- a CDS encoding amino acid ABC transporter permease, with protein sequence MSIEKTLSRVTEKMIDSRPAPSDSIGAVAWLRANLFAGPINTLFTLFALYLVYLLVVPSLQWALIDADWSGTSRADCTGEGACWVFISARLDQFIYGFYPSEETWRVDIVFAIFAVLIAWLAIPKLPAKGWVAIVTLAVFPFIAYFLLHGGSFGLEVVGTHEWGGLMLTLVLAVVGIVAALPLGILLALGRRSEMPIVKSICVVFIEFWRGVPLITVLFMASVMLPLFVPGEVNLDKLVRALIGITLFQSAYMAEVVRGGLQAIPKGQTEAGMALGLGYWRNMGLIVLPQALKMMIPGIVNTFIALFKDTSLVLIIGLFDLLAIVQAGLADPKWLGYSIEGYAFVALVFWVFCFSMSRYSQYLERLLHTGHKKR
- a CDS encoding amino acid ABC transporter permease, encoding MTQPASRPPATVKPPFWRDPAKRALIFQLLMLAGVFGVLAIIVSNTLTNLESRGITTGFAFLDNTAGFGILQSLIDYSEQSTYGDTFIVGLLNTLLVSALGVIAATVIGFIMGIARLSPNWLISRLAAVYIEVFRNIPLLLQIFFWYFAVLRTLPSPRGSLSLGEAFFLNVRGLFVPAPITSSGFSVVIAVFVLAVVASGIFSYWNRQRQARTGQRLPAGWISLGLIIVAPLLAYFAMGMPLSWELPELKGFNFRGGITVVPEFLALWVALSVYTAAFIAEIVRSGIEAVPHGQTEASRALSLSGGMTLRLVVVPQALRVIIPPLTSQYLNLIKNSSLATAIGYPDLVSVFAGTTLNQTGQAIEVIAMTMLVYLTISLLVSMFMNWFNARMALVER